A DNA window from Pseudomonas resinovorans NBRC 106553 contains the following coding sequences:
- the ftsE gene encoding cell division ATP-binding protein FtsE, translating to MIRFEQVGKRYPNGHVGLHELSFRVRRGEFLFVTGHSGAGKSTLLRLLLAMERPTTGKLLLAGQDLSTITNSQIPFLRRQIGVVFQNHQLLFDRSVFDNVALPLQIHGLSKPEIAKRVSVALERVSLADKAELYPADLSTGQQQRVGIARAVVHRPALLLADEPTGNLDPRLAAEIMGVFEDINRLGTTVLIASHDLALIARMRHRLLTLQRGRLIGDGEAV from the coding sequence ATGATTCGATTCGAGCAGGTCGGCAAGCGCTATCCCAATGGCCACGTCGGCCTGCACGAACTGAGCTTCCGCGTGCGTCGCGGCGAGTTCCTCTTCGTCACCGGCCACTCCGGCGCCGGCAAGAGCACCCTGTTGCGCCTGCTGCTGGCGATGGAGCGGCCCACCACCGGCAAGCTGCTGCTGGCCGGGCAGGACCTGTCGACCATCACCAATTCGCAGATCCCCTTCCTGCGGCGGCAAATCGGTGTGGTCTTCCAGAACCACCAGTTGCTGTTCGACCGCAGCGTATTCGACAACGTCGCCCTGCCGCTGCAGATCCACGGCCTCTCCAAGCCCGAGATCGCAAAAAGGGTGAGCGTGGCGCTGGAGCGCGTGTCCCTGGCGGACAAGGCCGAGCTCTACCCGGCCGACCTGTCCACCGGCCAGCAACAGCGCGTCGGCATCGCCCGCGCCGTCGTGCACCGCCCGGCCCTGCTGCTGGCGGACGAGCCCACGGGTAACCTGGACCCGCGCCTGGCCGCCGAGATCATGGGCGTATTCGAGGACATCAATCGCTTGGGCACCACAGTGCTGATCGCCAGCCACGACCTGGCGCTTATCGCGCGCATGCGCCATCGCCTGCTTACCCTGCAACGCGGCCGACTGATCGGCGACGGGGAGGCGGTCTGA
- the ftsX gene encoding permease-like cell division protein FtsX, whose protein sequence is MSAKQMPPPKPAERVGASPRNVESPEKGDDGPDFSSLLRAWLESHRASLVDSLRRLGRQPVGSFFTCLVMAIALSLPMGLSLLLSNVERLGGSWQRAAQISLFMKMDANQAQGQKLRDEIAGMPDVAEAEWISREQALAELQQQSGLGEALKELPQNPLPGVVLVTPKEVDKAGLEALRQRLSELPGIEQAQLDLVWVERLSAILKLGERFVFGLAVLLILALLLVIGNTIRLHIENRRTEIEVIKLVGGTDSYVRRPFLYMGALYGTGAGLLAWLVLAFGLDWLNDAVVRLAGLYGSDFALGGVPLSDGLSLLLGAVLLGYIGAWLAVARHLSELAPR, encoded by the coding sequence ATGAGCGCCAAGCAGATGCCGCCGCCCAAGCCTGCCGAACGCGTCGGCGCCTCGCCTCGGAACGTCGAGTCGCCGGAGAAGGGCGACGACGGCCCGGACTTCAGCAGCCTGTTGCGCGCCTGGCTGGAAAGCCACCGCGCGAGCCTGGTGGACAGCCTTCGCCGGCTGGGTCGCCAGCCTGTCGGCAGCTTCTTCACCTGCCTGGTGATGGCCATCGCCCTGAGCTTGCCCATGGGCCTTTCGCTGCTGCTCAGCAACGTCGAGCGGCTGGGCGGTTCCTGGCAGCGCGCCGCACAGATTTCCCTGTTCATGAAGATGGACGCCAACCAGGCCCAGGGGCAGAAGCTGCGCGACGAGATCGCCGGCATGCCGGATGTGGCCGAGGCCGAGTGGATCAGCCGCGAGCAGGCCCTGGCCGAGCTGCAGCAGCAATCCGGCCTGGGCGAGGCGCTCAAGGAGCTGCCGCAGAACCCCCTGCCGGGCGTGGTCCTGGTTACGCCCAAGGAAGTCGACAAGGCTGGCCTGGAGGCCCTGCGCCAGCGCCTGTCGGAGCTGCCCGGCATCGAGCAGGCCCAGCTGGACCTGGTCTGGGTCGAGCGGCTGTCGGCGATCCTCAAGCTGGGCGAGCGTTTTGTCTTCGGCCTGGCGGTGCTGCTGATCCTGGCGTTGCTCCTGGTCATCGGTAATACCATTCGTCTGCATATCGAGAACCGCCGTACCGAGATCGAAGTGATCAAACTGGTTGGCGGCACCGACAGTTACGTGCGTCGCCCCTTCCTTTATATGGGTGCGCTCTATGGCACCGGCGCCGGGTTGCTGGCCTGGCTGGTGCTGGCCTTCGGCCTGGACTGGCTGAACGACGCCGTGGTGCGTCTGGCCGGTCTCTACGGCAGTGATTTCGCCCTGGGCGGAGTGCCATTGTCCGATGGTCTATCCCTGCTTCTGGGGGCTGTCCTGCTGGGTTACATTGGCGCCTGGCTGGCCGTCGCCCGTCACCTGAGCGAGCTGGCTCCCCGCTAA
- a CDS encoding TetR/AcrR family transcriptional regulator codes for MAQRPKTRDRIVLESLALFNTQGERNVTTNHIAAHLGMSPGNLYYHFRNKQEIIAELFALYEARVDSFLRLPEGREVTVEDKTFYLESLLAAMWDFRFLHRDLEHLLESDTELAARYRLFAQRCLDHAQAIYRGFVSAGIMLMNAAQVEALTLNSWIIVTSWVRFLCTTRGEGADISQDLLRRGIYQVLALEGGYLAPEVRPAVKELYEKLYVPLDQVVPN; via the coding sequence ATGGCCCAACGACCGAAAACCCGCGACCGCATCGTTCTGGAGAGCCTTGCGCTGTTCAACACCCAGGGCGAGCGCAACGTCACCACCAACCACATCGCCGCGCACCTGGGCATGTCGCCGGGCAACCTCTATTACCACTTCCGCAACAAGCAGGAGATCATCGCCGAGCTGTTCGCCCTCTACGAGGCGCGAGTGGATAGCTTCCTGCGCCTGCCCGAGGGGCGCGAGGTGACGGTGGAGGACAAGACCTTCTACCTGGAGTCGCTGCTGGCGGCCATGTGGGATTTCCGCTTCCTGCACCGCGACCTGGAGCACCTGCTGGAGTCCGACACCGAGCTGGCCGCGCGCTACCGGCTGTTCGCCCAGCGTTGCCTGGACCACGCCCAGGCTATCTACCGGGGCTTCGTGAGCGCCGGGATCATGTTGATGAACGCCGCCCAGGTGGAAGCCCTGACCCTCAACAGCTGGATCATCGTCACTTCCTGGGTGCGCTTCCTCTGCACCACCCGGGGGGAAGGCGCCGACATCAGCCAGGACCTGCTGCGTCGGGGCATCTACCAGGTGCTGGCGCTGGAGGGCGGCTACCTGGCGCCCGAGGTGCGGCCGGCGGTGAAGGAGCTCTACGAGAAGCTGTACGTGCCCCTGGACCAGGTGGTGCCGAACTAG
- a CDS encoding coniferyl aldehyde dehydrogenase produces the protein MVADIAYLQQSQQQISQLDTTFQRQRDAFRANPMPSAEQRIQWLDSLRELIHAEQKSLIDAISQDFSNRSADETVLAEIMPSLHGIHYAAKRLKKWMKPSRRSVGMAFQPASAKVVYQPLGVVGVIVPWNYPLYLAIGPLVGALAAGNRVMIKMSESTPATSQLLKDLLARIFPEDLVAVSLGEAEVGVAFSRLPFDHLLFTGATSIGKHVMRAAAENLTPVTLELGGKSPAIVSADVPLADAAERIAFGKTLNAGQTCVAPDYVLVPEDRVEGFVEAYRQAVQGFYPKLADNPDYTAIINERQLGRLKGYLVDAEAKGARLVPLFPEAQGRRLPHTLVLGANDEMKLMQEEIFGPLLPIVPYRRIEDAFAYINDRPRPLALYYFGYGKAEQQRVLHETHSGGVCLNDTLLHVAQDDMPFGGVGPSGMGHYHGHEGFLTFSKAKGVFIKQRFNAAKMIYPPYGKAIQKLVFKLFVR, from the coding sequence ATGGTCGCCGACATTGCTTACCTGCAACAGAGCCAGCAACAGATCAGCCAGCTGGATACCACGTTCCAGCGCCAGCGCGATGCCTTCCGCGCCAACCCCATGCCCAGCGCCGAACAGCGCATCCAATGGCTCGACTCCTTGCGCGAACTGATCCACGCCGAGCAGAAGTCGCTGATCGACGCCATCTCCCAGGACTTCAGCAATCGCTCCGCCGACGAGACCGTGCTGGCCGAGATCATGCCCAGCCTGCATGGCATCCACTACGCGGCCAAGCGCCTGAAAAAGTGGATGAAGCCATCGCGGCGCAGCGTCGGCATGGCCTTCCAGCCGGCGTCGGCCAAGGTGGTCTACCAGCCCCTGGGCGTGGTTGGCGTCATCGTGCCCTGGAACTACCCGCTGTACCTCGCCATCGGCCCGCTGGTGGGCGCCCTGGCGGCGGGTAACCGGGTGATGATCAAGATGAGCGAATCCACCCCGGCCACCTCGCAACTGCTCAAGGACCTGCTGGCGCGGATCTTCCCCGAAGACCTGGTGGCAGTCAGCCTGGGCGAGGCCGAGGTGGGCGTGGCCTTCTCCCGCCTGCCCTTCGACCACCTGCTGTTCACCGGCGCCACCAGCATCGGCAAGCACGTGATGCGCGCCGCCGCCGAGAACCTGACCCCGGTGACCCTGGAGCTGGGCGGCAAGTCGCCGGCCATCGTCTCCGCCGACGTGCCGCTGGCCGACGCCGCCGAGCGCATCGCCTTCGGCAAGACCCTCAATGCGGGCCAGACCTGCGTCGCGCCGGACTACGTGCTGGTGCCGGAAGACCGCGTCGAGGGCTTCGTCGAGGCCTATCGCCAGGCGGTGCAGGGCTTCTACCCGAAACTGGCGGACAACCCCGACTACACCGCGATCATCAACGAGCGCCAGCTGGGCCGCCTGAAGGGCTACCTGGTCGACGCCGAGGCCAAGGGCGCGCGCCTGGTGCCGCTGTTCCCCGAGGCCCAGGGTCGTCGTCTGCCGCACACCCTGGTGCTGGGCGCCAACGACGAGATGAAGCTGATGCAGGAGGAGATCTTCGGCCCGCTGCTGCCCATCGTCCCCTACCGCCGCATCGAGGACGCCTTCGCCTACATCAACGACCGTCCGCGCCCCCTGGCCCTGTACTACTTCGGCTACGGCAAGGCCGAGCAGCAACGCGTGCTGCACGAGACCCACTCCGGCGGCGTGTGCCTGAACGACACCCTGCTGCACGTCGCCCAGGACGACATGCCCTTCGGCGGCGTGGGCCCCTCCGGCATGGGCCACTATCATGGACACGAAGGTTTCCTGACCTTCAGCAAGGCCAAGGGCGTGTTCATCAAGCAGCGCTTCAATGCCGCGAAGATGATCTATCCGCCCTATGGCAAGGCCATCCAGAAACTGGTCTTCAAACTCTTCGTCCGCTGA
- a CDS encoding pitrilysin family protein produces the protein MSKRKGLTLLGLALIALLGALAFVAYRLDSTASAETAAPAPAQGLQSLAELNGNAPSRRTLDIQSWTTAEGARVLFVAAPELPMFDLRLTFAAGSSQDGATPGLATLTNAMLNEGVAGKDVTAIAEGFESLGAEFGNGAYRDMAIASLRSLTAAEQRKPALELFTQVVGAPTFPEDSLARIKNQMLAGFEFQKQNPGKLAGLELFEKLYGTHPYAHPSEGNEKSIPGISVAQLRDFHQKAYAAGNVVIALVGDLSRADAEAIANQVSSALPKGPALAKMPVPEPPKAGLSHIEFPSKQTHLMLAQLGIDRNDPDYAALFLGNRILGGGGFGTRLMEEVREKRGLTYGISSGFTAMQAPGPFMIGLQTRAEMSQGTLKLIQDIVRQYLADGPTQKELDDAKREVAGSFPLSTASNADIVGQLGAIGFYGLPLSYLDDFMAKVQTLDTAQVKAAMAKHLDPDQFVIVTAGPTVTQKDLPPPTDKPADMPSGVPEH, from the coding sequence ATGAGTAAGCGCAAAGGTCTGACCCTGCTCGGCCTGGCCCTGATCGCCCTGCTCGGCGCCCTCGCCTTCGTCGCCTATCGCCTGGACAGCACCGCCAGCGCCGAGACCGCCGCACCGGCGCCGGCCCAGGGCCTGCAATCCCTGGCCGAGCTGAACGGCAACGCGCCCAGCCGCCGCACCCTGGACATCCAGAGCTGGACCACCGCCGAAGGCGCCAGGGTGCTCTTCGTCGCCGCCCCCGAACTGCCGATGTTCGACCTGCGCCTGACCTTCGCCGCCGGCAGCAGCCAGGACGGCGCCACCCCGGGCCTGGCCACCCTGACCAACGCCATGCTCAACGAAGGCGTGGCCGGCAAGGACGTCACCGCCATCGCCGAGGGCTTCGAAAGCCTGGGCGCGGAGTTCGGCAACGGCGCCTACCGCGACATGGCCATCGCCAGCCTGCGCAGCCTGACCGCCGCCGAACAGCGCAAGCCGGCCCTGGAGCTATTCACCCAGGTAGTGGGCGCGCCGACCTTCCCCGAAGACTCCCTGGCGCGGATCAAGAACCAGATGCTCGCCGGCTTCGAGTTCCAGAAGCAGAACCCCGGCAAGCTCGCCGGCCTGGAACTCTTCGAGAAGCTCTACGGCACGCACCCCTACGCCCACCCCAGCGAAGGCAACGAGAAGTCCATCCCGGGCATCAGCGTCGCCCAGCTGCGGGACTTCCACCAGAAGGCCTACGCCGCCGGCAACGTGGTGATCGCCCTGGTCGGCGACCTTTCCCGCGCCGACGCTGAAGCCATCGCCAACCAGGTCTCCAGCGCCCTGCCCAAAGGCCCAGCGCTGGCCAAGATGCCCGTACCGGAACCGCCCAAGGCCGGCCTCAGCCACATCGAGTTCCCGTCCAAGCAGACCCACCTGATGCTGGCCCAGCTCGGCATCGACCGAAACGACCCGGACTACGCGGCGCTCTTCCTGGGCAACCGGATCCTCGGCGGTGGCGGCTTCGGCACGCGGCTGATGGAAGAAGTGCGCGAGAAGCGCGGCCTGACCTACGGCATCAGCTCCGGCTTCACCGCCATGCAGGCGCCGGGCCCCTTCATGATCGGCCTGCAGACCCGCGCGGAAATGAGCCAGGGCACCCTCAAGCTGATCCAGGACATCGTTCGCCAGTACCTGGCCGACGGCCCGACCCAGAAGGAACTGGATGACGCCAAGCGCGAAGTCGCCGGCAGCTTCCCGCTGTCCACCGCGAGCAACGCGGACATCGTCGGCCAGCTAGGCGCCATCGGTTTCTACGGCCTGCCCCTGAGCTACCTGGATGACTTCATGGCCAAGGTCCAGACGCTGGACACCGCCCAGGTCAAGGCCGCCATGGCCAAGCACCTGGACCCCGACCAGTTCGTCATCGTCACCGCCGGTCCGACCGTCACCCAGAAAGATCTGCCGCCCCCCACCGACAAACCCGCCGACATGCCCAGCGGCGTACCGGAGCACTGA
- a CDS encoding pitrilysin family protein codes for MKAMVRQAVSLLCCALFLPVLALAADTQPTHEFTLDNGLKVVVREDHRAPVVVTQLWYKVGSSYETPGQTGLSHALEHMMFKGSRKLGPGEASRILRELGAEENAFTSDDYTAYYQVLARDRLAVAFELEADRMASLRLPLEEFTREIEVIKEERRLRTDDKPSAKAFERFKAMAYPASGYHIPTIGWMADLNRMKVEELRHWYESWYAPNNATLVVVGDVTVDEVRKLAERFFGDIPRREVPAAKQPQELATPGERRLTLHVRTQLPSLLMGFNVPSLATAKDARQVHALRLASALLDGGYSARLASRLERGEELVSGASAWYDGFTRGDSLFVISATPNVQKGKTLEQTEAGIWRQLEDLKNTPPSAEELKRVRAQVIADLVYQRDSITSQATTIGQLETVGLSWKLMDQDLAALEAVTPADIQAAAKTFFTRDRLSVAHILPEEASNE; via the coding sequence ATGAAAGCCATGGTCCGACAAGCTGTCAGCTTGCTCTGTTGCGCTCTCTTTCTGCCCGTCCTGGCACTGGCAGCAGACACCCAGCCCACCCACGAGTTCACCCTGGACAACGGCCTGAAGGTCGTTGTCCGTGAAGACCACCGCGCCCCAGTAGTCGTCACCCAGCTCTGGTACAAGGTCGGCTCCAGCTACGAGACGCCCGGCCAGACCGGCCTGTCCCACGCCCTCGAACACATGATGTTCAAGGGCAGCCGCAAGCTCGGCCCCGGCGAGGCCTCGCGCATCCTGCGGGAGCTCGGCGCCGAGGAAAACGCCTTCACCAGCGACGACTACACCGCCTACTACCAGGTACTGGCCCGCGACCGCCTGGCCGTCGCCTTCGAGCTCGAGGCCGACCGCATGGCCAGTCTCCGGCTGCCCCTGGAGGAGTTCACCCGCGAGATCGAGGTGATCAAGGAAGAGCGCCGCCTGCGCACCGACGACAAACCCAGCGCCAAGGCCTTCGAGCGCTTCAAGGCGATGGCCTACCCGGCCAGCGGCTACCACATCCCCACTATCGGCTGGATGGCTGACCTGAACCGCATGAAGGTCGAGGAACTGCGCCACTGGTACGAGTCCTGGTACGCGCCGAACAACGCCACCCTGGTGGTGGTGGGCGACGTCACCGTGGACGAGGTCCGCAAGCTCGCCGAGCGCTTCTTCGGCGATATCCCCCGCCGCGAAGTGCCGGCGGCCAAGCAGCCACAGGAACTGGCCACCCCCGGCGAACGCCGCCTGACCCTGCATGTGCGCACCCAGCTGCCGAGCCTGCTGATGGGCTTCAACGTGCCGAGCCTGGCCACCGCCAAGGACGCCCGCCAGGTCCATGCCCTGCGCCTGGCCTCCGCCCTGCTCGACGGCGGCTACAGCGCTCGCCTGGCGAGCCGCCTGGAGCGCGGCGAAGAGCTGGTCAGCGGCGCCTCCGCCTGGTACGACGGCTTCACCCGTGGTGACAGCCTGTTCGTCATCAGCGCCACGCCCAACGTGCAGAAGGGCAAGACCCTGGAGCAGACCGAAGCCGGTATCTGGCGCCAACTGGAGGACCTCAAGAACACGCCGCCCAGCGCCGAGGAACTCAAGCGCGTACGCGCCCAGGTCATCGCCGACCTGGTCTACCAGCGCGACTCCATCACCAGCCAGGCCACCACCATCGGCCAGCTGGAAACCGTCGGCCTGTCCTGGAAACTGATGGACCAGGACCTCGCCGCCCTGGAAGCCGTCACCCCGGCCGACATCCAGGCCGCCGCCAAGACCTTCTTCACCCGCGACCGCCTGAGCGTCGCCCACATCCTGCCCGAGGAAGCCAGCAATGAGTAA
- the ftsY gene encoding signal recognition particle-docking protein FtsY, which translates to MFGSNDDKKAPAQAGEKKSLFGWLRKKPQETASVAPQEPVLPVEADAPAAPEAVPAAEPAVEQRAEPVPAPVVLPEAAPAAPEPAPVVVEAPVVTAPVVAAPVVEPVPAPIEMPAPAQVPAPAPAPVSAETVAEPAAPAPAPAPAPVVVAEQPAAAPAVVEDAAVPAAPSEPAKAGFFARLKQGLSKTSASLGEGMASLFLGRKAIDDDLLDEIETRLLTADVGVEATSAIVQSLTQKVARKQLADSDALYKALQDELAALLRPVEQPLKIDGGRVPYVILVVGVNGVGKTTTIGKLAKKLQQEGKKVMLAAGDTFRAAAVEQLQVWGERNNIAVIAQHTGADSASVIFDAVQAAKARGVDVLIADTAGRLHTKDNLMEELKKVRRVIGKLDETAPHEVLLVLDAGTGQNAINQAKQFHQAVNLSGLALTKLDGTAKGGVIFALAKQFGLPIRYIGVGEGIDDLRTFEADAFVKALFAERESA; encoded by the coding sequence ATGTTTGGTTCCAACGACGACAAGAAGGCTCCGGCGCAGGCCGGGGAAAAGAAATCCTTGTTCGGCTGGCTGCGCAAGAAGCCCCAGGAAACTGCCTCCGTCGCTCCCCAGGAGCCGGTGCTGCCTGTCGAGGCCGACGCTCCCGCCGCGCCCGAAGCGGTTCCCGCTGCCGAGCCGGCGGTTGAACAGCGCGCCGAGCCGGTTCCCGCTCCCGTTGTGCTTCCCGAGGCTGCGCCTGCGGCTCCCGAACCCGCACCCGTGGTGGTCGAGGCGCCCGTAGTCACAGCCCCTGTAGTCGCAGCCCCGGTTGTCGAGCCCGTCCCGGCTCCGATCGAGATGCCCGCTCCTGCGCAGGTTCCCGCCCCCGCACCCGCTCCGGTGAGTGCCGAAACGGTCGCCGAGCCTGCTGCACCTGCACCTGCACCTGCACCTGCACCTGTGGTGGTTGCCGAACAGCCGGCAGCCGCACCTGCGGTTGTCGAGGACGCCGCCGTTCCCGCCGCACCGTCGGAGCCCGCCAAGGCCGGTTTCTTCGCCCGCCTCAAGCAAGGGCTGTCCAAGACCAGCGCCAGCCTGGGCGAGGGCATGGCCAGCCTGTTCCTCGGCCGCAAGGCCATCGACGACGACCTGCTGGACGAAATCGAAACCCGCCTGCTGACCGCCGACGTCGGCGTGGAAGCCACCAGTGCCATCGTCCAGAGCCTGACCCAGAAAGTCGCGCGCAAGCAGTTGGCCGATAGCGACGCCCTCTACAAGGCCCTGCAGGACGAACTGGCCGCACTGCTGCGCCCAGTGGAGCAGCCCCTGAAGATCGACGGCGGCCGTGTGCCCTACGTGATCCTGGTGGTCGGCGTGAACGGCGTCGGCAAGACCACCACCATCGGCAAGCTGGCCAAGAAGCTGCAGCAGGAAGGCAAGAAAGTCATGCTGGCCGCCGGCGATACCTTCCGTGCCGCCGCGGTGGAGCAGCTGCAGGTCTGGGGCGAACGCAACAACATCGCGGTGATTGCCCAGCACACCGGCGCCGACTCCGCCTCGGTGATCTTCGACGCCGTGCAGGCCGCCAAGGCCCGTGGCGTCGACGTGCTGATCGCCGACACCGCCGGTCGCCTGCACACCAAGGACAACCTGATGGAAGAGCTGAAGAAGGTGCGCCGCGTGATCGGCAAGCTGGACGAGACGGCTCCCCACGAAGTGCTGCTGGTGCTGGACGCCGGCACCGGGCAGAACGCCATCAACCAGGCCAAGCAGTTCCACCAGGCGGTCAACCTGTCCGGCCTGGCGCTGACCAAGCTGGACGGCACCGCCAAGGGCGGGGTGATCTTCGCCCTGGCCAAGCAGTTCGGCCTGCCGATCCGCTACATCGGGGTTGGCGAGGGCATCGACGACCTGCGTACCTTCGAGGCCGACGCCTTCGTCAAGGCCCTCTTCGCCGAGCGGGAGTCCGCATGA
- the rpoH gene encoding RNA polymerase sigma factor RpoH, protein MTTSLQPVYALAPGANLEAYVHAVNGIPLLTVEQERELAERLFYEQDLEAARQMVLAHLRFVVHIAKSYSGYGLAQADLIQEGNVGLMKAVKRFNPEMGVRLVSFAVHWIKAEIHEFILRNWRIVKVATTKAQRKLFFNLRSQKKRLTWLNNDEVHAVANTLGVEPHEVREMESRLTGQDMAFDPAAEADDDTAFQAPAHYLEDHRYDPARQLEEADWSDSSTANLHEALGGLDERSRDILYQRWLAEEKATLHDLAAKYNVSAERIRQLEKNAMNKLKGFIQA, encoded by the coding sequence ATGACCACTTCCCTGCAACCTGTCTATGCCCTGGCCCCCGGTGCGAACCTGGAGGCATACGTGCATGCGGTCAACGGCATCCCGCTGCTGACTGTCGAGCAGGAGCGCGAACTGGCCGAACGCCTCTTCTATGAACAAGATCTGGAAGCGGCTCGGCAAATGGTGTTGGCGCACCTGCGCTTCGTCGTGCACATCGCCAAGAGTTATTCCGGCTACGGCCTGGCCCAGGCCGACCTGATCCAGGAAGGCAACGTGGGCCTGATGAAGGCCGTCAAGCGCTTCAACCCCGAGATGGGTGTGCGCCTGGTGTCCTTCGCGGTGCACTGGATCAAGGCCGAGATCCACGAGTTCATCCTGCGCAACTGGCGGATCGTCAAGGTCGCCACCACCAAGGCGCAGCGCAAACTGTTCTTCAATCTGCGTAGCCAGAAGAAGCGTCTGACCTGGCTGAACAACGATGAAGTCCATGCGGTGGCCAACACCCTGGGTGTCGAGCCCCACGAAGTGCGCGAGATGGAAAGCCGGCTGACCGGCCAGGACATGGCGTTCGATCCGGCGGCGGAAGCCGACGACGACACGGCCTTCCAGGCCCCGGCACATTACCTGGAAGATCACCGCTACGATCCGGCACGCCAGCTGGAGGAAGCCGACTGGAGCGACAGCTCCACCGCCAACCTGCACGAAGCGCTGGGTGGTCTGGACGAACGCAGCCGCGACATCCTCTACCAGCGTTGGCTGGCCGAGGAAAAGGCGACGCTGCACGACCTGGCGGCCAAGTACAACGTCTCCGCCGAGCGTATTCGCCAGTTGGAGAAGAACGCCATGAACAAGCTCAAGGGCTTCATTCAGGCGTAA
- the rsmD gene encoding 16S rRNA (guanine(966)-N(2))-methyltransferase RsmD: MRKPTPRPAKPGHGGQGQLRIIGGEWRSRRFAFPDGPGLRPTPDRVRETLFNWLAFHVEGARVLDPFAGSGALYLEALSRGAAEGLALDLNPDSVAALRGTLGVLRCDRGQLLQVDALRYLDTQSPSPFDLVFLDPPFNQGLLQPVCELLEQRGWLAPRAWVYTESENAPSTLGLPGNWRLHREKKTGQVYYALWQREAGNSANA; the protein is encoded by the coding sequence ATGCGCAAGCCAACCCCCAGACCGGCCAAACCAGGCCACGGCGGCCAGGGCCAATTGCGCATCATCGGCGGCGAATGGCGTTCGCGGCGCTTCGCCTTCCCGGACGGTCCCGGCTTGCGCCCCACGCCGGACCGGGTGCGCGAAACCCTGTTCAACTGGCTGGCGTTCCATGTGGAAGGCGCGCGGGTACTCGACCCCTTCGCCGGCAGCGGCGCGCTCTACCTCGAGGCGCTCTCCCGTGGCGCCGCCGAGGGCCTGGCGCTGGACCTCAACCCGGACTCGGTAGCCGCCCTGCGCGGCACCCTGGGCGTATTGCGCTGCGACCGGGGCCAGTTGCTCCAGGTCGACGCGCTGCGTTACCTGGACACGCAATCGCCCAGCCCCTTCGACCTGGTGTTCCTCGACCCGCCCTTCAACCAGGGCCTGCTGCAGCCGGTCTGCGAACTACTGGAACAGCGCGGCTGGCTGGCACCCCGCGCCTGGGTCTATACCGAAAGTGAGAACGCGCCCTCGACGCTGGGACTGCCCGGAAACTGGCGCCTGCACCGCGAGAAGAAAACCGGCCAGGTCTACTACGCCCTCTGGCAACGCGAGGCCGGGAACAGCGCCAACGCCTGA
- a CDS encoding hydrolase — protein sequence MKPIHAPVTRRTSFQPAWWLPGPHLQTLWSPFCRTPPHLSRRRERLWLEDGDFLDLDWHGPHEADAPLVLVLHGLTGSSSSLYVLGLQRELDARGWASVAINWRGCSGEPNLLPRGYHSGVSEDLATAIRHLKATRPLAPLYAVGYSLGGNVLLKHLGETGDDCGLQGAVAVSVPYRLDQCADRIGLGFSRVYQAHFMREMVAYVKNKRTLFSHQGQPEHLSTIERLGSLDNLRTFWDFDGRITAPLHGFSDAHDYYRRASSRYYLGGIRVPTLLIQSSDDPFVFRHSLPEAHELSASTRMELHAHGGHVGFVEGSPQKPAYYLERRIPDWLEVCR from the coding sequence ATGAAGCCAATCCACGCCCCGGTGACCCGCCGCACCAGCTTCCAGCCCGCCTGGTGGCTGCCCGGCCCGCACCTGCAGACCCTCTGGTCGCCCTTTTGCCGCACGCCGCCGCATCTCTCGCGGCGGCGTGAGCGCCTGTGGCTGGAGGATGGCGACTTCCTCGACCTCGACTGGCACGGCCCTCACGAGGCCGATGCGCCGCTGGTGCTGGTACTCCATGGGCTGACCGGCTCGTCCAGTTCGCTCTACGTGCTCGGCCTGCAGCGCGAACTGGACGCACGCGGCTGGGCCAGCGTGGCCATCAACTGGCGCGGCTGCTCGGGCGAGCCCAACCTCCTGCCACGGGGCTACCACTCGGGCGTCAGCGAGGACCTGGCGACCGCCATCCGCCACCTGAAGGCCACCCGGCCGCTGGCACCGCTCTATGCGGTGGGCTACTCCCTGGGCGGCAACGTGCTGCTCAAGCACCTGGGCGAAACCGGCGACGACTGCGGCCTGCAAGGCGCGGTGGCGGTCTCGGTGCCCTACCGCCTGGACCAGTGCGCCGACCGCATCGGCCTCGGCTTCTCGAGGGTCTACCAGGCGCACTTCATGCGCGAGATGGTGGCCTACGTGAAGAACAAGCGGACCCTGTTCAGCCACCAGGGCCAGCCGGAACACCTGTCGACCATCGAGCGCCTGGGCTCGCTGGACAACCTGCGCACCTTCTGGGATTTCGACGGCCGCATCACCGCGCCGCTGCACGGTTTCAGCGACGCTCACGACTACTACCGACGCGCCTCCAGCCGCTACTACCTGGGCGGCATCCGCGTCCCCACCCTGCTGATCCAGTCCAGCGACGACCCCTTCGTGTTCCGCCACAGCCTGCCGGAAGCCCACGAACTCTCGGCCAGCACACGCATGGAACTCCATGCGCACGGCGGCCACGTGGGCTTCGTCGAGGGATCACCGCAGAAACCCGCCTACTACCTCGAGCGGCGGATTCCGGACTGGCTGGAGGTTTGCCGCTAG